The following are encoded in a window of Halorarum salinum genomic DNA:
- a CDS encoding 50S ribosomal protein L15e — MARSFYSHIKEAWKDQDDGKLAELQWQRKQEWRREPAIVRVDRPTRLDKARELGYKAKQGIVVTRVSVRKGGARKRRHKAGRRSKRQGVNRIGRRKSIQRIGEERVSRKYPNLRVLASYPVGQDGSRKWFEAILVDPEHPAIQSDDDLNWICDDSQKGRAFRGLTNAGTKNRGLNNRGKGAEKTRPSVSRGDRGGK; from the coding sequence ATGGCACGAAGCTTCTACTCCCACATCAAGGAGGCCTGGAAGGACCAGGACGACGGAAAGCTGGCGGAACTGCAGTGGCAGCGGAAACAGGAGTGGCGGCGCGAACCCGCCATCGTCCGCGTCGACCGCCCGACGCGCCTGGACAAGGCGCGCGAACTCGGCTACAAGGCCAAGCAGGGCATCGTCGTGACCCGCGTCTCGGTCCGCAAGGGCGGGGCGCGCAAGCGCCGCCACAAGGCCGGCCGCCGCTCGAAGCGGCAGGGCGTCAACCGCATCGGCCGCCGGAAGTCCATCCAGCGCATCGGCGAGGAACGCGTCTCGCGGAAGTACCCGAACCTCCGCGTGCTCGCCTCCTACCCGGTGGGCCAGGACGGCTCCCGGAAGTGGTTCGAGGCGATCCTCGTCGACCCAGAGCACCCGGCCATCCAGTCGGACGACGACCTGAACTGGATCTGCGACGACTCCCAGAAGGGCCGCGCGTTCCGCGGGCTGACGAACGCCGGCACGAAGAACCGCGGCCTCAACAACCGCGGCAAGGGCGCCGAGAAGACCCGGCCGTCCGTCTCGCGCGGCGACCGCGGCGGGAAGTAG
- a CDS encoding uracil-DNA glycosylase, with product MELDDDLCVNECTRCPALVESRSRIVNGGGPTDADLVFVGEAPGATEDELGEPFVGRSGTVLDDALRDAGLTRADVRITNCIRCRPPENRDPHVEELANCKGYLAEELDRLDPELVVTLGKVPSEHLLDRSVAVTSEAGEVFDARVGGTAIRLLVSVHPAATLYDRSQEETFESTILRAAELAGVGESGGGQSRLGEY from the coding sequence ATGGAGCTCGACGACGACCTCTGCGTGAACGAGTGTACGCGCTGTCCGGCGCTCGTCGAGTCGCGCTCTCGGATCGTCAACGGCGGCGGCCCGACGGACGCGGACCTCGTGTTCGTCGGCGAGGCGCCGGGCGCGACCGAGGACGAACTCGGCGAACCGTTCGTCGGCCGCTCGGGGACCGTGCTCGACGACGCCCTCCGGGACGCCGGGCTCACCCGTGCGGACGTCCGAATCACGAACTGCATCCGCTGTCGGCCCCCCGAGAACCGCGACCCGCACGTCGAGGAACTGGCGAACTGCAAGGGGTACCTCGCCGAGGAACTCGACCGACTCGACCCCGAACTGGTCGTCACGCTCGGGAAGGTTCCATCGGAGCACTTGCTGGACCGGTCGGTCGCAGTGACCTCAGAGGCGGGGGAGGTGTTCGACGCCCGCGTCGGCGGGACGGCGATCAGGCTGCTGGTGTCGGTTCACCCGGCGGCGACGCTGTACGACCGGAGCCAGGAGGAGACGTTCGAATCAACGATCCTGCGGGCGGCCGAGTTGGCCGGCGTCGGGGAGTCCGGCGGCGGGCAGTCGCGGCTGGGCGAGTACTGA
- a CDS encoding serine/threonine-protein kinase RIO2, producing the protein MVENVAGVMAELEPEDFYLLSGVEQGMRFSEWVNREKLPEYANLTDEEVEYRVDRCSDRGLIRRKTIQYEGYQLTFRGYDALALHTFAERDTVLGVGAPLGVGKESDVYEVESYRPFALKFHREGYTNFREVSKGRDYTADRQHVSWQYTARKAAEREYGALEDLYPDVSVPRPVDHNRHAIVMEKLPGPELADAKLRSEQVVGVLDLVLREVAAAHRVGYVHADMSEYNVAVSEDGVVVFDWPQSVGTDHENADELLARDVANLIGYFRRKYPRETPEVDADAVADAIAGGEFESVRTFGEAEQ; encoded by the coding sequence ATGGTCGAGAACGTCGCGGGGGTGATGGCCGAACTCGAACCCGAGGACTTCTACCTCCTCTCGGGCGTCGAGCAGGGGATGCGCTTCTCCGAGTGGGTGAACCGCGAGAAGCTCCCCGAGTACGCGAACCTCACCGACGAGGAGGTCGAGTACCGGGTCGACCGGTGTTCCGACCGCGGGCTGATCCGGCGCAAGACGATCCAGTACGAGGGGTACCAGCTCACCTTCCGGGGGTACGACGCGCTCGCGCTGCACACGTTCGCCGAGCGGGACACCGTCCTCGGCGTGGGCGCCCCCCTCGGCGTCGGCAAGGAGTCGGACGTGTACGAGGTGGAGTCGTACCGGCCGTTCGCGCTGAAGTTCCACCGCGAGGGGTACACCAACTTCCGCGAGGTGAGCAAGGGACGCGACTACACCGCAGACCGCCAGCACGTCTCCTGGCAGTACACCGCCCGGAAGGCCGCCGAGCGCGAGTACGGCGCGCTGGAGGACCTCTACCCCGACGTCTCGGTTCCCCGCCCCGTCGATCACAACCGCCACGCCATCGTGATGGAGAAGCTCCCGGGGCCGGAGCTCGCGGACGCGAAGCTCCGGTCGGAACAGGTGGTCGGCGTCCTCGATCTGGTCCTCCGCGAGGTCGCGGCCGCCCACCGGGTCGGCTACGTCCACGCCGACATGAGCGAGTACAACGTCGCCGTGAGCGAGGACGGCGTCGTCGTGTTCGACTGGCCCCAGTCGGTCGGGACCGACCACGAGAACGCCGACGAACTGCTCGCGCGCGACGTGGCGAACCTGATCGGCTACTTCCGCCGGAAGTACCCGCGGGAGACGCCCGAGGTCGACGCGGACGCCGTCGCCGACGCTATTGCCGGCGGCGAGTTCGAGTCCGTGCGGACGTTCGGCGAGGCGGAGCAGTAA
- a CDS encoding thioredoxin family protein encodes MTVRLKDFHADWCGPCKTQDPILEELLEDYPDVSFEKVDVEEEQEIANQYQVRSLPTVVVENDDGVVERFVGVTQREDIEEALASAGA; translated from the coding sequence ATGACCGTCCGACTGAAGGATTTCCACGCGGACTGGTGTGGCCCGTGCAAGACGCAGGACCCGATCCTGGAGGAACTGCTGGAGGACTACCCCGACGTGAGTTTCGAGAAGGTCGACGTGGAGGAGGAGCAGGAGATCGCCAACCAGTACCAGGTCCGTTCGCTGCCCACGGTCGTGGTCGAGAACGACGACGGCGTCGTCGAGCGGTTCGTCGGCGTCACCCAGCGCGAGGACATCGAGGAGGCGCTGGCGTCCGCGGGCGCCTGA
- a CDS encoding DUF5786 family protein: MGFGSYDESEQENQDVDADLDDETVSTGEADHEGSVEFEIGASNDELLDRLSDIKDD, translated from the coding sequence ATGGGTTTCGGAAGCTACGACGAGTCCGAACAGGAGAACCAGGACGTCGACGCGGACCTCGACGACGAGACGGTTTCGACCGGCGAGGCGGACCACGAGGGAAGCGTCGAGTTCGAGATCGGCGCGTCGAACGACGAACTCCTCGACAGGCTCTCGGACATAAAGGACGACTGA
- a CDS encoding preprotein translocase subunit Sec61beta — protein sequence MSSGQNSGGLMSSAGLVRYFDAEDRNAIRIDPKTVVAFGVLFGVMIILLNFAY from the coding sequence ATGAGCAGCGGACAGAACAGCGGCGGGCTCATGTCCAGCGCGGGGCTCGTCCGCTACTTCGACGCCGAGGACCGCAACGCCATCCGTATCGACCCGAAGACGGTCGTCGCCTTCGGCGTCCTCTTCGGCGTCATGATCATCCTCCTCAACTTCGCGTACTGA
- the hisH gene encoding imidazole glycerol phosphate synthase subunit HisH: MSGRADIVLVDYGLGNLRSATRGLERAGADVTISEDPGTFAAADGVVLPGVGAFREGMENAGPYRDALVEHAEAGRPLFGICLGMQMLLTTSEEAERAGQGDVEGLDLIPGTNVRFRDVETVPHMGWNDLRLERDHPVVGGVDGEYAYFVHSYYAEPDTPDAVVASCEYGSRFPAVVANEAGNVFGTQFHPEKSGETGLRILRNFVDYCAEQ; encoded by the coding sequence ATGAGTGGTCGAGCCGACATCGTGCTCGTGGACTACGGGCTGGGGAACCTCCGGAGCGCCACGCGCGGGCTGGAGCGAGCCGGCGCCGACGTGACGATCTCCGAGGACCCGGGGACGTTCGCGGCCGCCGACGGGGTCGTCCTCCCCGGGGTGGGCGCCTTCCGGGAGGGGATGGAGAACGCCGGGCCCTACCGCGACGCGCTGGTCGAACACGCCGAGGCGGGCCGCCCGCTGTTCGGCATCTGCCTCGGGATGCAGATGCTCCTCACCACGAGCGAGGAGGCCGAGCGTGCGGGCCAGGGCGACGTGGAGGGGCTCGACCTGATCCCCGGGACGAACGTCCGCTTCCGGGACGTCGAGACGGTGCCCCACATGGGCTGGAACGATCTCCGGCTCGAGCGCGACCACCCGGTCGTCGGCGGCGTCGACGGGGAGTACGCCTACTTCGTCCACTCCTACTACGCGGAACCCGATACCCCGGACGCCGTGGTTGCGTCCTGCGAGTACGGCAGCCGGTTCCCGGCCGTCGTTGCGAACGAGGCGGGGAACGTCTTCGGCACGCAGTTCCACCCCGAGAAGAGCGGCGAAACCGGGCTCCGCATCCTCCGCAACTTCGTCGACTACTGCGCGGAGCAGTAG
- the pdxT gene encoding pyridoxal 5'-phosphate synthase glutaminase subunit PdxT has product MRAGVIAVQGDVSEHADAVRRAAASHGIDAEIVEIREAGAVPDCDVLLLPGGESTTISRLLREEGIDEELKRHVRDGKPVLATCAGLIVASRDARDERVDTLDLLDVTVDRNAFGRQADSFEAPLDVTGLEEPFPAVFIRAPVIDGEALRASNANAEGVSGGHVEVLAEWNGDPVAVKQGPVVGTSFHPELTDDARIHDLAFFAQEHAGADANVEVAE; this is encoded by the coding sequence ATGAGAGCCGGCGTCATCGCCGTCCAGGGAGACGTCTCCGAGCACGCCGACGCGGTTCGACGCGCCGCCGCGAGCCACGGGATCGACGCCGAGATCGTCGAGATCCGTGAGGCGGGGGCCGTCCCGGACTGCGACGTGCTCCTCCTGCCGGGGGGTGAATCGACCACCATCTCTCGGCTGCTCCGCGAGGAGGGCATCGACGAGGAACTGAAACGGCACGTCCGCGACGGGAAGCCGGTGCTCGCGACCTGCGCGGGGCTGATCGTCGCCTCGCGCGACGCGAGGGACGAGCGCGTCGACACCCTCGACCTGCTGGACGTGACCGTCGACCGCAACGCGTTCGGCCGGCAGGCCGACTCCTTCGAGGCACCCCTCGACGTGACCGGACTCGAGGAGCCGTTCCCGGCGGTGTTCATCCGCGCGCCCGTCATCGACGGCGAGGCGCTCCGCGCCTCGAACGCGAACGCGGAGGGCGTGAGCGGCGGGCACGTCGAGGTGCTGGCCGAATGGAACGGCGACCCGGTCGCGGTGAAGCAGGGGCCGGTCGTCGGCACCTCGTTCCACCCCGAACTCACCGACGACGCCCGCATCCACGACCTGGCGTTCTTCGCGCAGGAGCACGCCGGGGCCGACGCGAACGTCGAGGTGGCCGAATGA
- a CDS encoding MBL fold metallo-hydrolase, with translation MDVVNVTADAEEFTCNAYFLDGEVPALVDAGTMPGVVDVLREHTDELDRLVLTHQHHDHVGELDAVLDAFDPELYAYADHPRRDHALEPDDEVDLGDETFEAVYTPGHAGDHLSFVGQSALFSGDVVVYNDAAFEDGSFGRTDMPGQSRERLVESLYDLLEHLPDTVTSMYPGHGDQFHASDDESVRDVIDRALSRAERREPKYPEG, from the coding sequence ATGGACGTCGTGAACGTGACCGCGGACGCGGAGGAGTTCACCTGCAACGCGTACTTCCTCGACGGGGAGGTCCCCGCGCTCGTGGACGCGGGGACGATGCCGGGCGTCGTGGACGTGCTCCGGGAGCACACCGACGAACTGGACCGCCTCGTGCTCACCCACCAGCACCACGACCACGTCGGGGAACTCGACGCCGTGCTCGACGCCTTCGACCCGGAGCTGTACGCCTACGCCGATCACCCCCGCCGCGACCACGCGCTCGAACCCGACGACGAGGTCGACCTCGGCGACGAGACGTTCGAGGCCGTGTACACGCCGGGCCACGCGGGCGATCACCTCTCGTTCGTCGGCCAGTCGGCGCTGTTCTCGGGCGACGTGGTCGTCTACAACGACGCCGCCTTCGAGGACGGCTCGTTCGGCCGGACGGACATGCCGGGCCAGTCGCGCGAGCGGCTCGTCGAGAGCCTGTACGACCTCCTCGAGCACCTGCCCGACACGGTCACCTCGATGTACCCGGGCCACGGCGACCAGTTCCACGCGAGCGACGACGAGTCGGTGCGGGACGTGATCGACCGCGCGCTCTCGCGGGCCGAGCGACGGGAGCCGAAGTACCCCGAGGGGTGA
- a CDS encoding 50S ribosomal protein L40e encodes MASFDAAERRTLNKMICMRCNARNSERADRCRKCGYSRLRPKAKEPRTA; translated from the coding sequence ATGGCGAGTTTCGACGCGGCCGAACGCCGCACCCTGAACAAGATGATCTGTATGCGGTGTAACGCCCGTAACTCGGAACGTGCCGACCGCTGCCGAAAGTGCGGCTACTCCCGACTCCGGCCCAAGGCGAAGGAACCCCGGACCGCATAA
- a CDS encoding lipoate--protein ligase family protein: protein MTDGDADSVGPLADREWRLIREEARPGPLNMALDEVAAETAADGGPRTVRVYRWEPSCLSLGYNQDPETVDWGHCADAGVDVTRRQTGGGGIYHDYSGDVSYSITAPAAELPGSLLEAYHLLCEPVLDAFARLGVDADYVSEEREAIHHPACYLRGLHPAHDVLSAGGGGRKLSGNAQYRREDAVIQHGSVTYEAKAGEHLACFADPGVTDSRFAERVVGIAELTDATRADAVAAFEDALAEWADAAAGEWTDAELARAEEIAEGKYRSDDWVRRVPGER, encoded by the coding sequence ATGACTGACGGCGACGCGGATTCAGTCGGCCCCCTCGCGGACCGCGAGTGGCGGCTGATCCGCGAGGAGGCCCGGCCAGGTCCGCTGAACATGGCACTCGACGAGGTCGCGGCCGAGACTGCGGCCGACGGCGGCCCGCGAACCGTCCGGGTGTACCGCTGGGAGCCGTCGTGCCTCTCGCTCGGCTACAACCAGGACCCCGAGACGGTCGACTGGGGCCACTGCGCCGACGCGGGCGTGGACGTGACGCGCCGTCAGACCGGCGGGGGCGGCATCTACCACGACTACTCGGGCGACGTCTCGTACTCCATCACCGCCCCGGCGGCCGAACTCCCCGGGTCGCTGCTGGAAGCGTACCACCTCCTCTGCGAACCGGTGCTGGACGCGTTCGCCCGGCTCGGCGTCGACGCCGACTACGTGAGCGAGGAGCGCGAGGCCATCCACCACCCCGCGTGCTACCTCCGGGGGCTCCACCCGGCCCACGACGTGCTCTCGGCGGGCGGCGGCGGTCGGAAGCTCTCCGGGAACGCCCAGTACCGCCGCGAGGACGCGGTCATCCAGCACGGCTCCGTGACCTACGAGGCGAAGGCGGGGGAGCACCTGGCCTGCTTCGCGGACCCGGGCGTGACCGACTCGCGCTTCGCGGAGCGGGTGGTCGGCATCGCGGAACTGACGGACGCGACGCGCGCGGACGCGGTCGCGGCGTTCGAGGACGCGCTCGCGGAGTGGGCCGACGCGGCGGCGGGCGAGTGGACGGACGCGGAACTCGCCCGCGCCGAGGAGATCGCCGAGGGGAAGTACCGGAGCGACGACTGGGTGCGGCGGGTTCCGGGCGAGCGATAG
- the hisE gene encoding phosphoribosyl-ATP diphosphatase, with product MSDASERVGAETDDGSEIDAVLAELFATIESRGEELPDGSYTASLFTHEKGENEVLEKLGEETTEAILAAKDDDDEELLHESADLVYHLLVLLAMKDLDVDDLGTELRDRF from the coding sequence ATGAGCGACGCGTCCGAACGGGTCGGGGCGGAGACCGACGACGGCTCCGAGATCGACGCCGTCCTCGCGGAACTGTTCGCGACCATCGAGTCGCGCGGGGAGGAACTCCCGGATGGGTCGTACACGGCCTCGCTGTTCACCCACGAGAAGGGGGAAAACGAGGTGCTCGAGAAGCTGGGCGAGGAGACCACGGAGGCCATCCTCGCGGCGAAGGACGACGACGACGAGGAGCTGCTCCACGAGAGCGCCGACCTGGTCTATCACCTCCTGGTGCTGCTCGCGATGAAGGACCTCGACGTCGACGACCTCGGGACGGAGCTACGGGACCGGTTCTGA
- a CDS encoding endonuclease dU: MKSGARTLGIAVSTPPGVASTAATEDAASGIVAGALVRADRVFDGLSFSTCTVGGTDYTDAVLDCVGTLGREDVQYLLTAGVAPAWFNVLDLHRVHEAVERPVLSVSFEASPGLASALGEQFSGAALEERLGTYERQPDRVRVDGTDTWVRAVGVDDDEATAVVRALTPDGERRPEPLRVARIAARAGRSFRGPDADGADGVDDDRET; the protein is encoded by the coding sequence GTGAAGTCCGGCGCGCGGACGCTCGGAATCGCGGTCTCTACACCCCCCGGGGTCGCATCGACGGCCGCGACCGAGGACGCCGCGTCCGGCATCGTCGCCGGGGCGCTCGTCCGCGCGGACCGCGTCTTCGACGGGCTCTCGTTTTCGACCTGCACCGTCGGGGGCACCGACTACACCGACGCCGTCCTCGACTGCGTCGGGACGCTCGGCCGCGAGGACGTCCAGTACCTCCTCACGGCGGGCGTCGCGCCGGCGTGGTTCAACGTTCTCGACCTCCATCGGGTCCACGAGGCGGTCGAGCGTCCCGTGCTCTCGGTCTCCTTCGAGGCGAGTCCCGGGCTCGCCTCGGCGCTCGGCGAGCAGTTCTCGGGCGCGGCGCTCGAGGAACGGCTCGGGACGTACGAACGACAGCCGGATCGCGTCCGGGTCGACGGGACGGACACCTGGGTCCGCGCCGTCGGCGTCGACGACGACGAGGCGACGGCGGTCGTCCGCGCGCTCACCCCCGACGGGGAGCGTCGACCGGAGCCGCTCCGCGTCGCACGCATCGCGGCGCGGGCCGGGCGCTCGTTCCGCGGCCCCGACGCCGACGGCGCGGACGGGGTCGACGACGACCGGGAGACCTAA
- the hsp14 gene encoding archaeal heat shock protein Hsp14 has protein sequence MTPFDDVNRMFDRMSRQFDETWGGFDAMARGDGPDVDLAEYHDELVVVADLPGFDRDDIDLTVRGDVLTISADRSADSTEQDQEGEEGAWVRRERRSESVRRRIRLPDEVREDEASATYTNGVLTVTLPKVHADDEGEDHHIDVN, from the coding sequence ATGACCCCCTTCGACGACGTGAACCGAATGTTCGACCGGATGTCCCGCCAGTTCGACGAGACCTGGGGCGGCTTCGACGCGATGGCGCGCGGGGACGGCCCCGACGTCGACCTCGCCGAGTACCACGACGAACTCGTCGTGGTCGCCGACCTCCCGGGGTTCGACCGCGACGACATCGACCTGACGGTCCGCGGTGACGTGCTCACCATCAGCGCCGACCGATCGGCGGACTCCACGGAGCAGGACCAGGAGGGCGAGGAGGGCGCCTGGGTCCGCCGCGAGCGCCGCTCGGAGTCCGTCCGCCGGCGCATCCGCCTCCCCGACGAGGTGCGCGAGGACGAGGCGAGCGCGACCTACACGAACGGCGTGCTCACCGTCACCCTCCCCAAGGTCCACGCCGACGACGAGGGCGAGGACCACCACATCGACGTGAACTGA
- a CDS encoding Hsp20/alpha crystallin family protein: protein MPPRSPFDDIESVFDRMNRELEQLGQQLEGEFGGTVDVDVSETDDAVVVVADLPGFSSDEIDVNVADRDLTLSADREESEEENEEGDGRRYHRRERSRRSTTRRIRLPADVLEREADAEYRNGVLTVTLPKASPDETDGTHIDVE from the coding sequence ATGCCACCCAGGAGCCCCTTCGACGACATCGAGAGCGTGTTCGACCGGATGAATCGGGAGCTCGAGCAGCTCGGGCAGCAGCTCGAGGGCGAGTTCGGCGGCACCGTCGACGTCGACGTCTCCGAGACCGACGACGCGGTCGTCGTGGTCGCGGACCTCCCCGGGTTCAGCTCCGACGAGATCGACGTGAACGTCGCCGATCGGGATCTCACGCTCTCGGCCGACCGCGAGGAGAGCGAGGAGGAGAACGAGGAGGGCGACGGCCGACGGTACCACCGCCGCGAGCGTAGTCGACGGAGCACGACCCGGAGGATTCGCCTCCCGGCCGACGTGCTCGAACGCGAGGCGGACGCCGAGTACAGGAACGGCGTGCTCACCGTCACCCTCCCCAAGGCGTCGCCCGACGAGACCGACGGGACCCACATCGACGTGGAGTAG
- the pheA gene encoding prephenate dehydratase: MQAVTLGPAGTYSHRAARAVADGVSFRESVTAIVEAVADGEAERGVVPIENSIEGSVSESLDALAESDVAVVREVVTPIRHGLLAQSEEFSVVASHSQALAQCRDYLEREYPDVDQEAVASTARGVERAREDPSVAGIGHPATAEPEGEGRTLRVLAEDIQDQSSNATRFLVVAPESERSDGGGKTSVVVYPGTNYPGLLLELLEAFADRDINLTRIESRPSGNRLGDYLFHVDFEAGLYEPRTEAALADVEELAANGWVKVLGSYDTQHVVE; the protein is encoded by the coding sequence ATGCAGGCAGTCACTCTCGGGCCGGCCGGGACCTACTCCCACCGTGCCGCCCGGGCCGTCGCCGACGGCGTGAGCTTCCGCGAGTCGGTCACGGCCATCGTCGAAGCGGTCGCCGACGGGGAGGCCGAACGGGGCGTCGTCCCGATCGAGAACAGCATCGAGGGGAGCGTCTCCGAGAGCCTCGACGCGCTCGCCGAGTCGGACGTCGCGGTCGTCCGCGAGGTCGTCACCCCGATCCGGCACGGGCTGCTCGCCCAGTCGGAGGAGTTCTCCGTGGTCGCGTCCCACTCGCAGGCACTCGCCCAGTGTCGCGACTACCTGGAGCGGGAGTACCCCGACGTCGACCAGGAGGCGGTCGCCTCGACCGCGCGCGGCGTCGAACGGGCGCGCGAGGACCCGTCGGTGGCGGGCATCGGCCACCCGGCGACCGCCGAACCCGAGGGGGAGGGACGGACCCTGCGGGTGCTCGCGGAGGACATCCAGGACCAGTCGTCGAACGCGACCAGGTTCCTCGTCGTCGCGCCCGAATCGGAGCGCTCGGACGGCGGCGGGAAGACGTCGGTGGTGGTGTACCCGGGCACGAACTACCCCGGGCTGCTGCTGGAACTGCTGGAGGCGTTCGCCGACCGTGACATCAACCTCACCCGCATCGAGTCGCGACCCAGCGGCAACAGGCTCGGCGATTACCTCTTTCACGTCGACTTCGAGGCGGGACTCTACGAGCCGCGCACCGAGGCGGCGCTCGCCGACGTGGAGGAGCTGGCGGCGAACGGGTGGGTCAAGGTCCTCGGCTCGTACGACACCCAGCACGTCGTCGAGTGA